Genomic segment of Gammaproteobacteria bacterium:
CGGCCACCCCCGTCCTGCCGTCGTTCCCGACACTGCCCCTGACCCGAACGACCATACCCAGATGCAGGGCCGTTTCCGGCTGGTTGGCCTTGTCGTTGACGACGATATCCGCACCACGCGTCGCGAACTCGACGCCGTTGACGAAGATGCTGCCGAAACCGGTGATCGGCCCGATCGTGATGCCGGTTCCCCCGATGCCGCCTTCGGCGACCAGATTCAGCCCGCTGTCACCACAGGCACCGGGCAGTCCGATAGAAATCGCCGCGATGGCGGACATGAATCGTTTCATGGGCCTGTGTCCTTGTTCTCCGATCCCGATTTGTCCTTGCCTTCGGGCTCGTGGATCTCTTCGATGGCATAGATGCCGATTCCGATGCGGGCACGCCCGTGCCCCTCGACCTTTGGATTGCTGTCCCGATCGCGTTCGGAAAGCCACGAATTCAATTGTTCCAGGAGGTTCTGCCCCAACCGGGCGCTGAGTTTGCGGAATCCCGCGACGTGCTTCACCGGCACGTTGTCGTACATGACCTTGCGCTGGAAACGCGCCCCGTCCGGCGCGCCGGAAAGATTGTGGTCGATTGTCTCGATCAGGTCGCGGGTGTCGGTACCCAGGACCTGCAGCTCTTCGGCCATACCCCTGCCCGGAACATACCCCCTCGCCGTCAGGCGGTATTCTTCATGCGGTGTGAGTTCCATGGCGCCTACCCGCATCAGCTCGTCCGCCACGGCTCGCGGCGGCATGTCACCGCTGAATCGCTTGACGAGTGCACTGAAGCTGCGGTCCCCCTCCAGCGGCAAACAATCCGGGTCACCCTTCGCGTCCTGAAACGCCGGGTTTTCGAGCCATCCGGAGATCA
This window contains:
- a CDS encoding DUF6502 family protein, whose product is MEAHSSVITRALVRILTPLVRILLRHGFSCGAFEEILRRVYVDVADREFGMQGRKQSVSRIAVITGLNRKEVKRLRDQPLIEKSRLDERYNRAARVISGWLENPAFQDAKGDPDCLPLEGDRSFSALVKRFSGDMPPRAVADELMRVGAMELTPHEEYRLTARGYVPGRGMAEELQVLGTDTRDLIETIDHNLSGAPDGARFQRKVMYDNVPVKHVAGFRKLSARLGQNLLEQLNSWLSERDRDSNPKVEGHGRARIGIGIYAIEEIHEPEGKDKSGSENKDTGP